TACCGCATCTCAATCAGCTCTTTCTCAAATGACGAAAAGTTTGATTCAATAACGTCAAGAATGTCTTGAACAATTTCAAGCATCTTTTGCTTTTGAATCTCTGCCTTGTCAGCGAATGCGTCTTTTAAACGAATCGGCTCATCTTCACCGTTGTCATACACAATATCGTCAAAACTAACGATGGTTAATGTGTCATCTGAATTATTCTGATCATCTCGTCTGTTTGGCGTATGACGAATTAACTGTGCAATTTTATAGTATTCATTTCGTATTTCTCCCCTCAAGTAATTCCTCAAATATCGGAATGAAAAATTTCTTGACGGATCGTATTCTTCTATCACCTTGCAAATTTGAATAAATCCTATGTGCAGTAATTCCATTGGGTTTATCCCATTTGCAAAACAATTCTCTTGATAATATCGCTCTATAATGTTGCAAACAATCGGCATACAGCTTAATGCAATTGTGACAACTGCATTCTGATTTGTTTTTACCTGTGCAAGTAGTTCCTGCAGTTCTTCCCTTGTCAACGGTTGAAACCGCCTGAAAAAATTTAAGTAGGCAAAATATTGTCTTCTTTCTTCGTAATTCATCACTTTTTCCTC
This DNA window, taken from Elusimicrobiota bacterium, encodes the following:
- a CDS encoding sigma-70 family RNA polymerase sigma factor, whose translation is MNYEERRQYFAYLNFFRRFQPLTREELQELLAQVKTNQNAVVTIALSCMPIVCNIIERYYQENCFANGINPMELLHIGFIQICKVIEEYDPSRNFSFRYLRNYLRGEIRNEYYKIAQLIRHTPNRRDDQNNSDDTLTIVSFDDIVYDNGEDEPIRLKDAFADKAEIQKQKMLEIVQDILDVIESNFSSFEKELIEMRYGLNSYANDGFLSLDELSRKIRIPRKKLGRIERQIFAKVKNVLQNSNNAGGKNASVYKIHANYNSKKNNKN